One Micropterus dolomieu isolate WLL.071019.BEF.003 ecotype Adirondacks linkage group LG23, ASM2129224v1, whole genome shotgun sequence DNA window includes the following coding sequences:
- the LOC123962984 gene encoding condensin-2 complex subunit H2-like produces the protein MDAAEGRYAHLLQPIRELTKNWEIDVASELNDYLEELDDMCITFDGGKTRLNFAEAALLIQGSACIYSKKVELLHNLVYQTLEYINDRNKKRSKQTSASEDDGADGAAGDRDAEDEFTTLDVESSQSSQKADSNTVSSRLSLCALVVSVRLSSLQQKPGHSFLLQSFCLT, from the exons ATGGACGCTGCAGAGGGCAGGTACGCTCACCTgctgcagccaatcagagagctcaCCAAGAACTGGGAGATCGACGTGGCTTCGGAGTTAAACGACTACTTAGAGGAG CTGGACGACATGTGCATCACGTTCGATGGAGGGAAAACCCGCCTGAACTTTGCAGAAGCGGCGCTGCTGATCCAGGGATCCGCCTGCATCTACAGCAAGAAG GTGGAGCTGCTGCACAACCTGGTTTACCAAACCCTGGAGTACATCAACGACAGGAACAAGAA ACGCAGCAAACAGACGTCGGCGTCTGAGGATGACGGCGCAGACGGAGCAGCGGGCGACCGCGACGCTGAGGACGAG TTCACCACTCTGGACGTCGAATCCTCACAGAGCTCCCAGAAGGCCGACTCCAACACGGTCAGTTCacgcctgtctctctgtgcgCTTGTCGTCTCTGTGCGCTTGTCGTCTCT gcagcagaaaccagGTCACAGCTTCCTCCTGCAGAGTTTCTGTCTCACCTGA
- the socs2 gene encoding suppressor of cytokine signaling 2, producing MTCQSSESTDTIESDRRADNNSRAVESDESRIASAMKDLKNTGWYWGSLTANEAKEILQDASEGTFLVRDSSQRDYLFTISAMTSAGPTNLRIEYKHGKFKLDSVVLVKPKLKQFDSVVHLVEHYVQLSRTGDKAASNPQPSAAAPNGTVQLLLTKPVYTATPSLQHLCRIAINRRTRRVRDLPLPNRLKDYLTDYTYNV from the exons ATGACCTGCCAGTCCTCCGAGTCCACAGACACCATCGAGAGCGACAGACGAGCCGACAACAACTCCAGAGCTGTGGAATCAGACGAGAGCCGCATCGCCTCGGCCATGAAAGACCTGAAGAACAcag GTTGGTACTGGGGCAGTCTGACCGCTAACGAGGCCAAAGAGATCCTGCAGGACGCCTCGGAGGGCACCTTCCTGGTCCGGGACAGCTCTCAGAGGGACTACCTGTTCACCATCTCCGCCATGACGTCGGCGGGCCCCACCAACCTGCGGATCGAGTACAAACACGGCAAATTCAAGCTGGACTCGGTGGTTCTGGTGAAGCCCAAGCTGAAGCAGTTCGACAGCGTGGTCCACCTGGTGGAGCACTACGTCCAGCTGTCCAGGACCGGCGACAAGGCGGCGTCCAACCCTCAACCCTCGGCGGCGGCGCCCAACGGCACGGTGCAGCTGCTGCTCACCAAACCCGTGTACACCGCCACGCCGTCGCTGCAGCACCTCTGTCGCATCGCCATCAACAGGAGGACGCGGCGGGTCCGGGATCTGCCGTTACCCAACAGACTGAAGGACTACCTGACGGACTACACCTACAACGTGTAG
- the LOC123962982 gene encoding death domain-containing protein CRADD-like, whose protein sequence is MDPAHRALLRTHRLELSGQLLVSETIVPVLYQENVLTEAQVEDIASQPTDRLKTLKLLDLLPSRGPRAFSAFLRSLDEFGWVRDKLLQELRTGPGPSSPGETREEEARLRPPASHLEVETGLSVFCVKALEPGLAPVQSRFWFCLCGSGLIPGQ, encoded by the coding sequence ATGGACCCGGCACACAGAGCCCTGCTGCGGACACACAGGCTGGAACTGTCCGGGCAGCTGCTGGTCAGCGAGACTATCGTTCCGGTTCTGTACCAGGAGAACGTTCTGACGGAGGCTCAGGTGGAGGACATCGCGTCTCAGCCGACAGACAGGCTGAAGACCCTGAAGCTGCTGGACCTCCTGCCGAGCCGCGGGCCCCGGGCCTTCAGCGCCTTCCTGCGCTCTCTGGACGAGTTCGGCTGGGTCCGAGACAAGCTGCTGCAGGAGCTCCGGACGGGACCCGGACCCAGCTCACCAGGTGAGACCAGGGAGGAGGAAGCACGCCTGAGACCACCAGCGTCTCACCTGGAGGTAGAAACAGGTCTCAGTGTGTTCTGTGTGAAGGCTTTAGAACCGGGTCTGGCTCCAGTTCAGTCCAGGTTCTGGTTCTGCCTGTGCGGGTCAGGGCTGATTCCAGGTCAGTGA